From the genome of Cytobacillus firmus, one region includes:
- the dctP gene encoding C4-dicarboxylate transporter DctP has protein sequence MKKQRIYKNLTFQVLTAIFIGVMVGLIWPEVGKEMKPVGDTFINAVKMVIAPIIFLTIVLGIAKMGDMKKVGKVGGKAFIYFEVVTTLALMIGLIVVNVIKPGAGLNFNELEKGDVSQYTANGGEGINWIEFVTHIVPSNMVDAFAKGDILQVLFFSVLFGVGLAALGDKGKIVIEFLDKLSLVFFKIIGYVMKAAPLGAFGAMAYTIGHFGLASLVPLGKLMISVYVTMFLFIFVVLNIICKMYGFSLWNYLKFIKDEILIVLGTSSSESVLPRMMDKMERIGCSKSVVGLVIPTGYSFNLDGTSIYLSMAVVFLAQVFGVDLTIGQQVTILLVLMLTSKGAAGVTGSGFIVLASTLAALQVIPLEGLALLLGVDRFMSEGRAIVNLIGNGIATMVVAKSENEFDENKAKKAISEMKLMKQEQQKQAV, from the coding sequence GTGAAGAAGCAGCGGATTTATAAGAATTTAACCTTTCAGGTGTTAACGGCTATTTTTATCGGTGTTATGGTCGGGCTGATTTGGCCGGAAGTCGGAAAAGAAATGAAGCCGGTCGGCGACACCTTTATCAACGCAGTCAAAATGGTCATCGCCCCAATTATTTTCCTGACCATCGTCCTTGGAATCGCTAAAATGGGCGATATGAAAAAAGTCGGCAAAGTGGGCGGAAAAGCGTTCATCTATTTTGAGGTGGTTACTACACTTGCTTTAATGATCGGTCTGATCGTCGTTAATGTCATTAAACCAGGTGCAGGCCTGAACTTTAATGAATTGGAAAAAGGAGATGTTTCACAGTACACAGCCAATGGCGGAGAGGGCATCAATTGGATTGAGTTTGTGACACATATTGTTCCTTCCAACATGGTAGATGCCTTTGCAAAAGGAGATATCCTGCAGGTATTATTCTTTTCTGTTCTATTTGGTGTCGGTTTGGCGGCTCTTGGGGACAAAGGCAAAATCGTCATTGAGTTTTTGGATAAGCTATCATTAGTTTTCTTTAAAATTATCGGCTATGTCATGAAGGCAGCTCCGCTTGGTGCTTTTGGCGCGATGGCCTATACAATTGGCCATTTCGGACTGGCATCACTTGTTCCGCTTGGCAAACTGATGATTTCCGTGTACGTGACAATGTTCTTATTTATCTTTGTTGTGCTAAATATTATCTGCAAAATGTACGGATTCAGCTTATGGAATTATCTAAAGTTTATCAAAGATGAAATACTAATCGTATTAGGCACAAGTTCTTCAGAATCAGTGCTTCCGAGAATGATGGATAAAATGGAGCGGATCGGCTGCTCCAAATCAGTTGTGGGACTCGTCATTCCAACAGGTTACTCCTTTAACCTGGATGGTACATCCATCTATCTGTCAATGGCAGTTGTCTTTCTTGCACAAGTATTCGGAGTGGATCTGACAATAGGCCAGCAGGTTACCATTCTATTAGTGCTCATGCTGACTTCAAAAGGTGCCGCGGGTGTAACAGGCAGCGGATTTATCGTATTGGCATCGACGCTTGCCGCCCTTCAGGTTATTCCTCTTGAAGGATTGGCGCTTCTTCTGGGTGTAGACCGCTTCATGAGTGAAGGAAGAGCAATCGTGAACCTGATCGGAAACGGAATCGCAACAATGGTTGTAGCAAAGAGTGAAAATGAATTTGATGAAAATAAGGCTAAGAAAGCCATCAGTGAAATGAAATTAATGAAGCAGGAACAGCAAAAGCAGGCAGTATAA
- a CDS encoding MFS transporter produces the protein MKRLKVHYAWIILVLTFLALLAAQGVRLSFGAFMAPWEHEFSANRSVISFIAFVSYIVFAISQPYVGRMIDKYGIRYILSFSILVIGFSTLLTFFTANPVQLMIIYGVIASVGFGGASNVAGTMAVATWFADKKGMAMGLMSAGTAAGQLILVPLSLFLIDLLGWKTTVLVLGFFLIVIIFPLLLLFIRSNPADLQIDAYGANVSDSQKGKQGKKEAPKGTLSIFQLLKRKEFLFLMLPFFVCGVTTTGLMDTHLIPFAQYCGFSPGVTGAAVSLLAGFNILGTVVSGFLADKWNCRKILAFLYGVRALTIVLLLIIVNDASLFGFFVTQSHLLILFAISFGIVNFATVAPTMKLAAEYFKHLSAGAVIGWIYLSHQLGSALGSFVPGVLFNLTGSYDSSFIASIILLVFASVFSIMLPRQGADYQYANSRDLAGNR, from the coding sequence GTGAAGCGCTTAAAGGTTCATTATGCGTGGATAATTTTAGTCCTGACGTTTTTGGCTTTGCTTGCCGCGCAGGGTGTCCGATTGTCGTTCGGCGCGTTTATGGCGCCATGGGAGCATGAGTTTTCCGCAAATCGCAGTGTTATATCGTTTATAGCCTTTGTCAGCTATATTGTTTTTGCCATTTCACAGCCATATGTCGGACGGATGATTGATAAATACGGCATCCGTTATATTCTGTCCTTCAGTATACTGGTTATTGGCTTTTCAACACTTCTGACCTTTTTTACCGCCAATCCCGTCCAGCTGATGATTATCTACGGTGTGATTGCCTCCGTTGGCTTTGGCGGTGCATCCAATGTAGCAGGAACGATGGCAGTGGCGACCTGGTTTGCCGATAAAAAGGGTATGGCAATGGGACTGATGTCTGCCGGAACAGCCGCAGGGCAGCTTATTCTCGTCCCGCTGTCATTATTCCTGATTGACCTGCTGGGCTGGAAGACAACCGTACTTGTGCTCGGCTTCTTTTTGATTGTAATCATTTTCCCGCTGCTTTTGCTCTTTATCCGCTCGAACCCGGCCGATCTGCAAATCGATGCTTATGGGGCAAACGTGAGTGACAGTCAAAAGGGGAAGCAGGGAAAAAAGGAAGCACCAAAAGGAACGCTTTCCATATTTCAGCTCTTAAAGCGGAAAGAATTCCTGTTTCTCATGCTCCCGTTTTTCGTGTGCGGCGTCACTACCACTGGCCTGATGGATACGCATCTGATTCCCTTTGCCCAGTATTGCGGATTTTCGCCTGGTGTAACGGGAGCTGCTGTCAGCCTGCTGGCCGGCTTTAATATTCTTGGAACTGTCGTTTCGGGGTTCCTCGCAGACAAGTGGAATTGCAGAAAAATCCTTGCCTTTCTCTATGGAGTACGGGCGTTAACCATTGTTCTTCTGCTCATCATCGTAAATGATGCGTCATTGTTTGGCTTTTTCGTCACTCAGTCCCATCTGCTCATTCTGTTTGCCATCAGCTTTGGGATTGTCAATTTTGCCACCGTCGCACCAACCATGAAATTGGCTGCAGAATATTTCAAACATCTGTCCGCAGGAGCCGTAATCGGCTGGATTTATTTGAGCCATCAGCTGGGTTCAGCTCTCGGTTCATTCGTGCCTGGTGTATTATTTAATCTGACAGGCAGCTATGACAGCTCTTTCATTGCATCCATCATTCTTCTGGTATTCGCATCAGTCTTTAGCATAATGCTTCCAAGGCAGGGGGCAGACTATCAGTATGCAAACAGCAGGGATTTGGCGGGAAATAGGTAG
- a CDS encoding STAS domain-containing protein → MHRNHDLYQFFLEKTWDLTEEWYKNVNKEESGGIYTSEDPAVIEKVKKQNYEFHKQFSEVFRKEEEAFFNDLEVWIVKVAQDDEHLRTPLEMILKEFFNTQEQYLNLLEQFLETSQGQYDDKQIVLWRRMIIRTIGEVVTWFTEEYNNHSQKRLQAQQALILELSSPVISLTEDIALLPLVGDIDTARAKIMLENTLQQCNKLGVNQLFLDLSGVVMIDTMVAHQLFQLIEALSLIGVKTTISGLRPEIAQTAVQLGLSFDHVSIKSTLSSAIKSANIIAG, encoded by the coding sequence ATGCATCGTAATCATGATCTATATCAATTTTTCCTTGAGAAAACATGGGACTTAACAGAAGAATGGTATAAAAATGTGAACAAAGAAGAAAGCGGGGGGATTTATACCTCGGAAGACCCCGCTGTAATTGAAAAAGTCAAAAAGCAAAATTATGAATTCCACAAGCAGTTCTCCGAAGTATTCCGTAAAGAAGAAGAAGCGTTCTTTAATGATTTGGAAGTCTGGATTGTCAAAGTGGCGCAGGATGATGAACATCTCCGCACACCTCTTGAGATGATCCTCAAGGAGTTCTTTAACACTCAGGAACAGTATTTAAACCTGCTTGAGCAGTTCCTTGAAACCAGTCAGGGCCAATATGATGACAAGCAAATCGTCTTATGGCGCAGGATGATCATAAGAACCATTGGGGAAGTAGTTACCTGGTTTACGGAAGAGTATAATAACCATTCCCAGAAGAGGCTGCAGGCTCAGCAGGCTTTAATCCTTGAGCTCAGCTCCCCGGTCATCTCATTGACAGAAGATATCGCACTTCTGCCGCTTGTCGGGGATATTGATACAGCACGAGCGAAAATCATGCTTGAAAATACACTTCAGCAATGCAATAAATTAGGCGTCAACCAGCTGTTCCTTGACCTTTCAGGCGTAGTCATGATCGATACAATGGTAGCCCATCAGCTATTCCAGCTGATTGAAGCTCTAAGCCTGATCGGTGTAAAGACTACAATCTCCGGCTTAAGACCGGAAATTGCCCAGACAGCAGTACAGCTCGGACTGTCTTTTGATCACGTCAGCATCAAATCCACGCTATCTAGTGCCATTAAATCAGCGAATATCATAGCAGGGTAA
- a CDS encoding DUF3139 domain-containing protein gives MKKLLLIIAGLLFLTSPALFLYVLNNGNPIMNKWITHEVKAHLDVTGYSKSDFQKHSYNIPKMDINHDFYHTHYYVIFKDEPNIIYYYGKKKWFGDVVQFCEKEDAATYEFVTENTEHNEEACISMLDNR, from the coding sequence ATGAAAAAATTACTGTTAATTATAGCGGGCTTGTTATTTCTGACTTCACCCGCCCTTTTTCTTTATGTATTGAATAATGGAAATCCGATCATGAACAAGTGGATAACACATGAAGTGAAGGCGCATCTGGATGTAACAGGCTATAGCAAAAGTGATTTTCAAAAGCACAGCTATAACATACCTAAGATGGACATCAATCATGACTTCTACCATACCCATTATTATGTCATTTTCAAGGATGAACCGAACATCATTTATTACTATGGTAAAAAGAAGTGGTTTGGAGATGTCGTTCAGTTTTGTGAAAAAGAGGACGCTGCCACATATGAGTTTGTAACGGAGAATACGGAACATAACGAAGAAGCCTGTATCTCGATGCTGGATAATCGTTAA
- a CDS encoding MBL fold metallo-hydrolase: MEKHICKTCGTQFPPCDHQPESCPICMEERQYVRPGGQEWTTLHEMTESQNYMNEIKQEESNLYSLKTAPEFAIGQTAYLIQQNGFNLMWDCITYLDECTIEAIKELGGISAIALSHPHYYSAQVEWAEAFNAPIYIHEDDREWVIRESDHIIFWSGESFKIHDGLVIHRLGGHFKGGAVLHWEKGNGGKGVMLTGDIIQVAADREWVSFMYSYPNLIPLPAETVERMAGKIKPLSFDRIYNAFHRVVEKEADLAVQRSAERYVKAIRGELFQT, translated from the coding sequence ATGGAAAAACATATATGCAAAACGTGCGGAACGCAATTTCCACCATGCGATCATCAGCCTGAAAGCTGCCCGATCTGCATGGAAGAGCGCCAGTATGTTAGACCCGGCGGCCAGGAGTGGACTACTTTACATGAAATGACGGAAAGCCAAAATTATATGAATGAAATAAAGCAGGAGGAATCCAATCTTTACAGCTTGAAAACAGCTCCGGAATTTGCCATCGGCCAGACAGCCTATCTTATTCAGCAAAACGGTTTTAATCTGATGTGGGATTGCATCACCTACCTGGATGAGTGCACGATTGAAGCCATAAAAGAACTGGGCGGTATTAGCGCGATTGCACTGTCCCATCCTCACTATTATTCAGCACAAGTTGAATGGGCGGAAGCATTTAATGCGCCGATCTATATCCATGAAGACGACAGGGAGTGGGTAATTAGGGAAAGTGACCACATCATTTTCTGGAGCGGAGAAAGTTTTAAAATTCATGATGGCCTGGTCATCCACCGCCTCGGCGGCCATTTTAAAGGCGGTGCTGTCCTTCATTGGGAAAAGGGGAATGGGGGCAAAGGCGTCATGCTTACCGGCGACATCATTCAGGTCGCTGCGGACAGGGAATGGGTCAGCTTCATGTACAGCTATCCGAACCTCATTCCGCTTCCCGCTGAAACGGTTGAAAGGATGGCCGGCAAAATCAAACCGCTGTCATTTGACCGGATTTACAATGCGTTTCACAGAGTGGTAGAAAAAGAGGCAGACCTTGCAGTGCAGCGGTCAGCCGAACGGTATGTTAAAGCAATCAGGGGCGAGCTTTTTCAGACCTGA
- a CDS encoding DinB family protein, which produces MLKKPGLDEYAPYYKKYVSSVPEGDLLQILDEQMKETINLVKDLNEDQAHFRYAPEKWTVKEVIGHITDTERIMSYRLLCIGRGEMAELPGYDDNQYVKNGKFNRFSIGELSAQLSQVRQNTISLLKSLDDEALLGRGNANGTGVTARAIAYIIAGHELHHRTLIKDRYLGAESFGGAHE; this is translated from the coding sequence ATGTTAAAGAAACCTGGATTGGATGAGTATGCACCGTATTATAAGAAATATGTCAGCTCTGTACCGGAAGGGGATCTTCTGCAGATCCTTGATGAACAAATGAAGGAGACAATCAATCTGGTCAAAGATCTGAATGAAGATCAGGCGCATTTCCGCTATGCTCCGGAAAAATGGACGGTTAAGGAAGTGATCGGCCATATTACAGATACTGAACGCATCATGAGCTACCGCCTGCTTTGCATTGGAAGAGGGGAGATGGCTGAGCTGCCGGGCTATGATGATAACCAGTATGTAAAGAATGGCAAATTCAACCGCTTCAGCATTGGGGAGCTTTCAGCACAGCTGTCCCAGGTTCGCCAAAATACGATTTCTTTACTGAAAAGCCTGGATGATGAAGCACTGCTTGGGCGAGGAAATGCGAACGGCACTGGGGTAACTGCCCGGGCCATTGCCTATATCATTGCCGGACATGAACTTCACCACCGCACCTTAATCAAAGACCGGTATCTGGGTGCTGAAAGCTTTGGAGGAGCACATGAATAA
- the lepB gene encoding signal peptidase I translates to MNKHEIASWLKSLLIAFGIALVIRVFLFSPYYVEGASMDPTLHDEEKIFVNKFEELNRGDIVIIRGDEKNYVKRLIGFPGDELEMKNDQLYINGQQWNEDYLDENREAADGIVSKLTGDFGPLTVPSNHYYVMGDNRLVSLDSRNGLGFIEKERIIGVSEFVWYPFTSMRKVD, encoded by the coding sequence ATGAATAAGCATGAAATAGCGAGCTGGCTCAAGTCTCTTCTGATTGCCTTTGGAATTGCACTGGTCATCAGGGTCTTTCTTTTTTCACCCTACTATGTGGAAGGAGCCTCCATGGATCCGACCCTTCATGACGAGGAAAAAATCTTTGTTAATAAATTTGAAGAACTGAACAGAGGCGATATTGTCATCATCAGGGGCGATGAAAAGAACTATGTAAAGAGATTAATAGGCTTTCCTGGCGATGAACTGGAAATGAAGAATGACCAGCTGTATATTAACGGCCAGCAATGGAATGAAGACTACCTTGACGAAAATCGTGAAGCAGCAGATGGAATTGTCAGCAAACTGACCGGTGACTTCGGCCCTCTCACGGTTCCGAGTAATCACTATTACGTTATGGGGGACAACCGCCTTGTCAGCCTGGACAGCCGAAATGGGCTCGGTTTTATTGAGAAAGAGCGCATCATCGGCGTCAGTGAATTTGTCTGGTATCCTTTTACAAGCATGAGAAAAGTAGATTAG
- a CDS encoding histidine phosphatase family protein, whose translation MTRIGLIRHGITPWNKEGRAQGSSDIPLHEEGLAEAERLAERVNGEKWDVIYSSNLLRAKQTAVAIQEKIGSIPLHLDPRIREVGGGMIEGTTEAERLEKWGKNWREMDLGFEPKESVIKRGLGFLQEITEKHPGENVLIVSHGAFIRHLLRELVPQTDLSTPPKNTSITELLIKESKWNCELYNCTKHLEAEQVES comes from the coding sequence ATGACAAGAATCGGATTAATCCGGCACGGAATCACACCCTGGAATAAGGAGGGACGGGCCCAGGGAAGCTCGGATATTCCCCTTCATGAAGAAGGTTTGGCTGAGGCAGAACGCCTGGCCGAACGAGTTAACGGCGAAAAATGGGATGTTATTTACTCGAGTAATCTCTTAAGGGCAAAGCAGACGGCAGTAGCAATCCAGGAGAAAATCGGCTCCATTCCCCTTCACCTCGATCCGAGGATTAGAGAAGTAGGCGGCGGGATGATTGAAGGCACAACCGAAGCCGAACGCCTTGAAAAATGGGGCAAGAATTGGCGTGAAATGGACCTTGGTTTCGAGCCGAAAGAAAGTGTTATAAAAAGAGGGCTTGGTTTCCTGCAGGAGATTACAGAAAAGCATCCGGGTGAAAACGTGCTGATCGTAAGCCATGGCGCCTTTATTCGTCATCTGTTAAGAGAACTGGTTCCGCAGACAGACCTTTCCACTCCGCCGAAGAACACTTCCATCACAGAACTGTTAATAAAAGAAAGCAAGTGGAACTGTGAGCTGTATAACTGCACGAAGCATCTGGAGGCGGAGCAGGTCGAATCATAA
- a CDS encoding DUF4030 domain-containing protein, which translates to MTNHFKYPDNQIRFEDRQKEMVLKAVRPNSYSFQKKERISRKKKWAYAGIAAAALFILFIGTAYFSPGMAKVAAKIPYFSVFIKQEEYKNALYDVISDTANKHRYDLRRMDASIPDKELTVWLGGTKEDVNSIKGDVKKTFSHSLKDHNFGAYDIRIKRDKHDNTIPEETPEMKKQQADSLELEQKIIKALEANNYTMAFPVQARINEIEKYIFVAIPKTEKRTDELNSLLNSISSEYGKGFKFDIRQIDMEAREQEQRWDEAGVIHVIASGLMENKEFKVKGFSYSFHPLPLQIKVKTSVKADDPDAKVLAERIEEEIKSFLQTHEKAEDIRNDPYELTILSKDKKKIN; encoded by the coding sequence ATGACCAATCATTTTAAATACCCTGATAATCAAATTCGATTCGAGGATAGACAGAAAGAAATGGTATTAAAAGCTGTAAGACCTAACTCATATTCTTTTCAAAAGAAAGAAAGAATAAGCCGGAAAAAGAAATGGGCTTACGCAGGTATAGCTGCAGCAGCTTTGTTCATTCTTTTTATCGGGACAGCTTATTTTTCTCCCGGAATGGCAAAGGTTGCCGCCAAGATTCCTTACTTCAGCGTATTTATAAAACAGGAAGAATACAAAAATGCTTTATATGATGTCATTAGTGATACTGCTAATAAGCATCGCTATGACTTAAGAAGAATGGATGCCTCCATCCCTGATAAAGAGTTAACCGTCTGGCTTGGAGGAACAAAGGAGGATGTAAACAGCATTAAAGGAGATGTAAAAAAAACCTTCAGTCACTCATTAAAAGATCATAACTTTGGTGCGTATGATATCAGAATAAAAAGGGACAAACATGATAACACGATACCAGAAGAAACCCCTGAAATGAAAAAGCAGCAAGCTGACAGCCTGGAGCTGGAACAAAAAATCATTAAAGCGCTTGAAGCGAATAATTACACGATGGCCTTCCCAGTTCAGGCCAGGATTAATGAAATTGAGAAATATATTTTTGTAGCTATTCCGAAGACCGAAAAAAGGACTGACGAGCTTAATAGTTTATTGAATTCCATTTCAAGTGAATATGGAAAGGGGTTCAAATTTGACATTAGACAGATTGATATGGAGGCCAGAGAACAGGAACAGCGATGGGATGAAGCCGGAGTCATTCACGTCATCGCAAGCGGCTTGATGGAAAACAAAGAATTCAAGGTAAAGGGGTTTTCATACTCTTTCCATCCTCTCCCGCTGCAAATCAAGGTGAAAACATCCGTGAAAGCAGATGACCCGGATGCAAAGGTGCTGGCAGAACGTATTGAAGAGGAAATCAAGAGCTTCTTACAAACACATGAAAAAGCAGAGGATATTCGAAATGACCCATATGAGCTGACGATCTTAAGTAAAGATAAAAAGAAAATAAATTAA
- a CDS encoding sigma-70 family RNA polymerase sigma factor, translating into MLVKITDNQGPPLQFDTESKEEKLIWLMDKYGDMVIRVAFSYLKQKQLAEDVSQEVFISCYQNLEGFQKKAAYKTWLYRITVNKCKDVLKSWSYKNLFYKEWIGSLLADRMDSVETVLLHIENKEYLYSRVLRLPLKMREVIILHYYEELTLAEISDLLSINMNTVKTRLHRARNSLKDVLSEKGDEQT; encoded by the coding sequence ATGCTGGTAAAAATAACAGACAATCAAGGGCCGCCCCTTCAATTCGATACAGAGTCCAAAGAAGAGAAGCTTATTTGGCTCATGGATAAATATGGGGACATGGTTATCAGGGTTGCCTTCTCCTATTTAAAACAAAAGCAGCTGGCTGAAGACGTATCTCAGGAAGTTTTTATTAGCTGCTATCAGAACCTTGAAGGTTTTCAGAAGAAAGCTGCCTATAAAACCTGGCTTTACAGGATCACTGTCAACAAATGCAAGGATGTTTTAAAAAGCTGGTCTTATAAAAATTTATTTTATAAAGAATGGATTGGATCCCTGCTGGCAGATCGAATGGATTCTGTTGAAACTGTGCTGCTTCATATAGAAAACAAGGAGTATCTGTATAGCAGAGTTCTTAGGCTCCCTTTGAAAATGCGTGAAGTCATTATCCTTCACTACTATGAAGAACTAACGCTTGCCGAAATTTCCGACCTCCTGAGCATAAATATGAATACAGTCAAAACGCGGCTTCACCGGGCGAGAAATTCCTTAAAGGACGTTCTTTCAGAGAAGGGAGATGAACAGACATGA
- a CDS encoding ATP-binding protein — MEITKHFFFNLSLLIVILFIVLVWAEKSSKFRFSKSCSFIWLLFMIWICFQFSFQPSPHYFFDLRLIPVIIGGLYAGLGLTLAGSVILMRSFYGIEPGFYSNILLYLPLGIILWKLYPWFWKQGSRKRIRFSVIITLILSVLTVMVMEIFAPPQNRFDAWFAYLMIPPLGVFMITYVFEFAKRNLDMRENLVRAEKLEAVEQMGAAISHEIRNPLTAAIGFVQLLQEQRLPPRKRVEYLSIVKAELESAEQVIQNYLTFSKPSLDKIEEINVKKELMQVLNILKPTANQNSVEINAHFSLLGSIKGDRQKFHQCFLNVIKNSIEAMPRGGQLYIETHYSSSQITIEIKDTGVGMTPEQLQRLGEPYYSTKGSKGTGLGMMVVFSIVRAMDGNVRVKSEVDKGTVFSFTFPNYKSELHKD, encoded by the coding sequence GTGGAAATCACAAAGCATTTTTTCTTTAATCTATCGCTCTTGATCGTTATCTTGTTTATTGTGCTTGTATGGGCGGAAAAAAGCTCTAAATTCCGGTTTTCCAAAAGCTGCTCTTTTATATGGCTTTTGTTTATGATCTGGATATGCTTTCAGTTTTCCTTTCAGCCAAGCCCCCATTATTTTTTTGATTTACGATTGATACCTGTCATCATCGGCGGTTTATATGCCGGGCTCGGTCTCACATTGGCCGGGTCTGTGATTTTGATGAGAAGTTTTTATGGAATAGAGCCTGGGTTTTATTCTAATATTCTTTTATATTTGCCCCTGGGGATCATTCTTTGGAAGCTCTATCCCTGGTTTTGGAAGCAGGGGTCCCGAAAAAGGATTCGTTTTTCGGTTATCATTACCCTGATTTTAAGTGTACTGACGGTCATGGTAATGGAAATATTCGCACCCCCACAAAACAGGTTCGATGCCTGGTTTGCCTATTTGATGATACCGCCATTGGGTGTCTTTATGATTACATATGTATTTGAATTTGCTAAAAGGAATCTGGATATGCGTGAGAATCTCGTCCGGGCCGAAAAACTTGAAGCTGTTGAGCAAATGGGTGCAGCCATCTCACATGAAATACGCAATCCACTGACAGCCGCTATCGGATTTGTTCAGCTTTTGCAGGAGCAGCGGCTGCCACCGCGAAAAAGGGTGGAATATTTGAGCATTGTGAAGGCTGAGCTGGAATCAGCAGAGCAGGTCATCCAGAACTATTTAACCTTTTCCAAGCCATCCTTAGATAAGATCGAGGAGATCAATGTAAAAAAAGAGCTCATGCAGGTATTGAATATATTAAAGCCGACAGCCAACCAGAATTCAGTCGAAATCAATGCCCACTTTTCCCTCCTCGGATCTATTAAGGGGGATCGGCAAAAATTCCACCAATGTTTCTTGAATGTAATTAAAAATTCAATTGAGGCTATGCCGCGCGGAGGGCAATTATACATAGAAACGCACTACAGCAGCAGCCAGATTACCATCGAAATAAAAGACACCGGCGTAGGCATGACTCCCGAACAGCTTCAGCGCCTGGGAGAACCCTATTATTCGACTAAAGGCTCCAAAGGGACCGGCCTTGGAATGATGGTCGTATTCAGTATTGTAAGAGCCATGGATGGTAATGTCCGGGTCAAAAGCGAAGTCGATAAAGGAACTGTTTTCAGCTTTACTTTTCCGAATTATAAGTCGGAACTACATAAGGATTAA
- a CDS encoding ArsR/SmtB family transcription factor yields the protein MDLIKKTMEINLEQQKLISSPLRIKIIYLLAKSPMTAKQVAEELGKSAGSIHYHIQQLFKGGILEIEETKENRGIIEKYYRSKATQFNLKESGQEKGESCSTMGINISLTEEELKGFQDDFYDLMVKYMEKSVKGALKRNSYEVSCSFKLLDSEEEE from the coding sequence TTGGATTTAATCAAGAAAACGATGGAGATCAATCTTGAACAGCAGAAGCTGATATCCAGCCCGTTAAGGATTAAAATTATATATCTTCTCGCTAAAAGTCCCATGACAGCCAAACAGGTTGCCGAAGAGCTTGGGAAGTCTGCGGGAAGCATTCATTATCATATTCAGCAGCTTTTTAAAGGCGGAATACTCGAGATTGAGGAGACGAAAGAAAACAGGGGAATTATCGAAAAGTATTACCGTTCAAAAGCGACCCAATTCAACTTGAAAGAAAGCGGACAGGAGAAAGGAGAAAGCTGCAGCACCATGGGAATAAACATCTCCCTCACAGAAGAAGAATTAAAGGGATTTCAGGACGATTTTTATGATTTGATGGTTAAATACATGGAAAAGAGCGTAAAGGGAGCTCTAAAGCGCAATTCTTATGAGGTTTCCTGCAGCTTCAAATTGCTTGATTCCGAGGAGGAAGAATAG